One genomic segment of Desmodus rotundus isolate HL8 chromosome 5, HLdesRot8A.1, whole genome shotgun sequence includes these proteins:
- the LOC112302696 gene encoding olfactory receptor 8U9, translating into MAVENCTVFTDFILLGLSGRRDVQQGLFVLFLLVYGITVIANLGMILLISMDARLHTPMYYFLSNLSFCDICYSSSVSPKMLADFLSEQKKISYNICVVQMFFFGAFAVVECVMLSVMAYDRYVAICNPLLYTVTMSRRVCIQLVATAYTAGFMDITVFTYCTLQFSFCNSNIINHFYCDFPPLLAISTSDTTTRKIAMTVSCSCVGGSSVITVLLSYSYIVTTIIRMKSAAGRRKAFSTCASHLTAIAIFYGAVFFMYFRPNSSYTTDTDKVASVFYAVVIPMLNPLIYSLRNKDVKGALKKAVGAKSCTG; encoded by the coding sequence ATGGCTGTTGAGAACTGCACCGTGTTCACGGACTTCATACTCTTAGGACTCTCTGGCAGGCGGGATGTGCAGCAGGGGCTCTTTGTGCTCTTCCTGCTCGTTTATGGCATCACGGTGATCGCCAACCTAGGGATGATCCTGCTGATCAGCATGGATGCCCGActccacacgcccatgtattATTTCCTGAGCAATCTGTCTTTCTGTGATATCTGCtactcctcctctgtctctcccaagATGCTAGCTGATTTCTTATCTGAGCAAAAGAAGATCTCATATAATATATGTGTGgttcaaatgttcttttttggTGCCTTTGCAGTTGTGGAATGTGTCATGCTGTCTGTCATGGCGTATGACCGTTACGTAGCCATTTGTAATCCCCTTCTGTATACAGTGACCATGTCCAGGAGAGTGTGCATCCAGCTCGTAGCCACTGCCTACACTGCAGGTTTTATGGATATCACAGTCTTTACCTATTGCACACTTCAATTTTCATTCTGCAATTCCAATATCATCAATCACTTTTATTGTGACTTCCCACCCTTACTAGCAATCTCCACCTCAGACACAACCACCCGTAAAATAGCAATGACCGTTTCCTGTAGTTGTGTTGGGGGGTCCAGTGTcatcactgtcctcctctcctacAGCTACATCGTAACTACCATCATTCGCATGAAGTCTGCTGCAGGCAGACGCAAAGCCTTCtctacctgtgcctcccactTAACTGCTATTGCTATATTTTATGGGGCagtctttttcatgtatttccgACCCAACTCGAGTTACACCACGGACACTGACAAAGTGGCCTCTGTTTTCTACGCAGTTGTCATCCCCATGTTAAACCCACTCATCTACAGTTTGAGGAATAAGGATGTGAAAGGTGCCCTGAAAAAAGCAGTTGGCGCTAAATCATGTACTGGGTGA
- the LOC112302694 gene encoding olfactory receptor 5L1, with product MVDPGEGNCTAVTEFILLGLSDVPELRVFLSLLFLLIYGITFLANLGMIALIQVSPRLHTPMYFFLSHLSLVDFCHSTAIVPQMLFNMFKKDKTISFLGCMIQFYLFGTFVITDVFLLAVMAYDRFVAICSPLLYMVTMSRKLQMVLVSSCYVCGTVCSLIHLCLALEIPTYRSNVINHFFCDLPPLLSLACSDVTVNELLVYIVSTFNEIITIVVILTSYLFILMTILRMRSAEGRRKAFSTCASHLTAIAVLQGTILFSYCRPSSGNSEDADKVASVFYTVVIPMLNPLIYSLRNKDVKEALKKVLGSKLLFEKLFS from the coding sequence ATGGTGGACCCTGGGGAGGGGAACTGCACTGCTGTGACGGAGTTCATTCTCCTCGGGTTATCAGATGTTCCTGAGCTGAGagtctttctctccctgctgttcctcctgatCTACGGAATCACATTTTTGGCCAACCTGGGCATGATCGCACTGATTCAGGTCAGCCCTCGACTTCACACtcccatgtactttttcctcagCCACCTGTCCTTGGTGGATTTCTGTCACTCCACGGCCATTGTGCCACAGATGCTGTtcaatatgtttaaaaaagataaaaccatcTCCTTCCTGGGATGCATGATACAATTTTACTTGTTTGGCACATTTGTAATTACTGATGTCTTCCTGCTGGccgtgatggcctatgaccgctttGTGGCCATCTGCAGCCCACTGCTGTACATGGTCACCATGTCCCGGAAACTCCAAATGGTGCTGGTTTCTAGCTGCTACGTCTGTGGGACTGTGTGTTCTCTGATCCACTTGTGTTTAGCTCTTGAGATCCCAACCTACAGATCAAATGTGATTAACCACTTCTTTTGTGATCTGCCCCCTCTCTTATCTCTTGCTTGTTCTGATGTCACTGTGAATGAACTGTTGGTATATATTGTGTCTACTTTCAACGAGATCATCACCATTGTAGTCATCCTCACCTCCTACTTGTTTATTCTCATGACCATCCTGAGGATGCGCTCTGCAGAGGGAAGGCGCAAAGCCttttccacctgtgcctcccacctCACAGCCATTGCGGTCTTACAGGGAACAATCCTTTTCAGTTACTGCCGGCCCAGTTCTGGCAACAGTGAGGATGCTGACAAGGTGGCTTCGGTGTTTTACACTGTAGTGatccccatgctgaaccccctGATCTACAGCTTGAGGAACAAGGACGTGAAGGAAGCTCTCAAGAAGGTGCTGGGATCCAAATTACTTTTTGAGAAGCTCTTTTCTTAG
- the LOC112302695 gene encoding olfactory receptor 5L1 yields MVETGEGNCTLVTDFILLGLSDAPELRVFLFLVFLLIYGVTVMGNLGMIALIQVNSRLHTPMYFFLSHLSLVDYCYSTNIVPKMLANIINENKSISFLGCMVQFYLFCTYGIIDIFLLAVMAYDRFVAICSPLLYMGSMSQKLQMVLVSSCYLCGTVCSLIHLCLALEIPTYRSNVINHFFCDLPPLLSLACSDVTVNELLAYIVATFIEIIAIVIILTSYLFILMTILRMRSAEGRHKAFSTCASHLTAIVVFHGTVLFTYCRPSSGNSEDAVKVAAVFYTVVIPMLNPLIYSLRNKDVKEALRRVVSSKMFS; encoded by the coding sequence ATGGTGGAAACTGGGGAGGGGAACTGCACCCTTGTGACAGATTTCATTCTCCTTGGGTTATCAGATGCCCCTGAGCTGAGGGTCTTTCTGTTCTTGGTGTTCCTTCTGATCTATGGAGTCACGGTTATGGGCAACCTGGGCATGATTGCACTGATTCAGGTCAACTCTCGACTTCACACtcccatgtactttttcctcagCCACCTGTCCTTGGTGGATTATTGCTACTCCACAAATATTGTGCCAAAGATGCTAGCtaatattataaatgaaaacaaatctaTCTCCTTCCTGGGATGCATGgtgcagttttatttattttgtacctatgGAATCATTGACATCTTCCTGTTGGccgtgatggcctatgaccgcttcGTGGCCATCTGTAGCCCACTGCTGTACATGGGCAGCATGTCCCAGAAACTCCAAATGGTGCTGGTTTCTAGCTGCTACCTCTGTGGGACTGTGTGTTCTCTGATCCACTTGTGTTTAGCTCTTGAGATCCCAACCTACAGATCAAATGTGATTAACCACTTCTTTTGTGATCTGCCCCCTCTCTTATCCCTTGCTTGTTCTGATGTCACTGTGAATGAACTGTTGGCATACATTGTGGCCACTTTCATTGAGATCATTGCCATTGTGATCATCCTCACCTCCTACTTGTTTATTCTCATGACCATCCTGAGGATGCGCTCTGCAGAGGGAAGGCACAAAGCCttttccacctgtgcctcccacctCACAGCCATTGTTGTCTTCCACGGGACAGTCCTTTTCACTTACTGCAGGCCCAGTTCTGGCAACAGTGAGGATGCTGTCAAGGTGGCCGCAGTGTTCTACACTGTAGTGATTCCCATGCTGAACCCCCTGATCTACAGCTTGAGGAACAAAGATGTGAAAGAAGCTCTCAGAAGAGTGGTGAGCTCCAAAATGTTTTCCTAG
- the LOC128781054 gene encoding olfactory receptor 5W2-like, with protein sequence MAVENCTVFTDFILLGLSGRRDVQQGLFVLFLLVYGITVIANLGMILLISMDARLHTPMYYFLSNLSFCDICYSSTISPKMLADFLSEQKRIPYNLCAIQLYSFGAFGDVECLMLSVMAYDRYVAICNPLLYTTAMSKSVCTLLVTIACIAGLVDSAIHTCCTFRLSFCNSNIINHFFCDIPPLLALSTSDTTINEIVMFTFISCLLGSSIITVLLSYSFIINTILRMKSAEGRRKAFSTCASHLTTVAIFYGTILFMYFRPNSSYSMDTDKIASVFYTVVIPMLNPLIYSLRNKDVKDALKKAIGTKLHSG encoded by the coding sequence ATGGCTGTTGAGAACTGCACCGTGTTCACAGACTTCATACTCTTAGGACTCTCTGGCAGGCGGGATGTGCAGCAGGGGCTCTTTGTGCTCTTCCTGTTGGTTTATGGCATCACTGTGATCGCCAACCTAGGGATGATCCTGCTGATCAGCATGGACGCCCGGctccacacgcccatgtattATTTCCTGAGCAATCTGTCTTTCTGTGATATCTGCTACTCTTCCACTATCTCTCCCAAGATGCTGGCTGATTTCTTATCTGAGCAAAAAAGGATTCCATATAATTTATGTGCCATTCAGTTGTATTCTTTTGGTGCCTTTGGGGATGTGGAATGTCTCATGCTGTCCGTCATGGCCTATGACCGTTACGTAGCCATTTGTAATCCCCTTCTGTATACAACAGCTATGTCCAAGAGCGTCTGTACCCTGCTCGTGACTATTGCCTGCATCGCAGGCTTGGTGGATTCTGCAATCCACACCTGCTGCACATTTCGATTGTCATTCTGCAATTCCAATATCAtcaatcactttttctgtgacatcCCACCCTTACTAGCCCTCTCCACCTCAGACACGACCATCAATGAGATAGTGATGTTCACTTTCATCAGCTGTCTTCTGGGGTCCAGCATcatcactgtcctcctctcctacAGCTTCATCATAAATACCATTCTTCGAATGAAGTCAGCTGAGGGCAGACGCAAAGCCTTCTCTACCTGTGCCTCCCATTTAACCACTGTGGCTATATTTTATGGGACAATCCTGTTCATGTATTTCCGACCCAACTCGAGTTactccatggacacagacaaaatAGCCTCTGTTTTCTACACAGTTGTGATCCCCATGTTAAACCCACTGATCTACAGCTTAAGGAATAAGGATGTGAAAGATGCCCTGAAAAAGGCAATTGGCACTAAATTACATTCTGGGTAA